atcggtaaattTGACCTATcccacatataaagattcgtgagaccgtctcacacgagATCTATCCATTACATAATCGATGACATGATTTAGTTATCCCaataatttatattaatatatagCTATAGGCAGTATCTCATTTGGTATAATACCTCCGAGTGcgatttaagtttttttttatccAAATTGTTTTCTAAATGGCACACAGTATTATAATTATTCCAAATAGGGTCATGCTTTTTGTGCTGTGCTTTCTAACGAAATCCCTGGTGTTGTTGATTCATGGCCAACAGCAAGTCCCATGTACATTTTTCATGGGAGATTCATTGTCTGATAATGGAAATAATAATTTGCTGGTCACATTGGCTAAGTCAAATTATCCACCCTACGGGACGGATTATCCCGGCGGTCCGACCGGAAGATTCACCAACGGGAAAACAGTTCCAGATTTCATAGGTTCATTTTCATCTACTCCCTCTTCATGATCTTCTTgatgatatataatatatttagttCGATTTCAAATATAAATCTTTTTTTCTCGCGATTTTTTTCGGTCCTTTCAATttggttattatttaaaaaaaaaatccatgcATGCAGCCGAATTGCTAGGTTTTGATAAACCTATCCCAGCTTTTGCAACTGCTGTAGGATCAGCTATCTTGAAAGGAGTTAATTATGCATCAGCAGCAGCTGGAATTCTCGATGAAACTGGAATAGCTGtggtaattttaatttatattctaTATGTAAGTTTTATGGAATAAAATTctgtcatttttttttaaaaaaaaggaatttttttaaataggGTGATCGCATCAGCCTGAACAGGCAACTACTAAATCATAAAGCAACGATCGCAAGTTTATCACTTTTACTCGGCCCAGCTCGGCTCAAAGACCATCTCAACAAGTGCTTGTATGCAGTAAATATGGGTAGCAATGACTATCTCAACAATTATTTACTGCCACAGTTTTACCCATCGAGTAAATTATATACACCAGACCAGTTTTCCGCCTTCTTGATTCACCAATACTCTCAACAACTCAAGGTAATTAACAGATTATAGTTCTTGTTTAATTTCATGTCCccccaaaatcatatatcatacaccCTTTTTGAATTCGTCGCTAGACCTTGTACGAAGACGGAGCAAGAAAAGTTGCGGTGTTCGGTCTTGGTCCAATAGGCTGTGTTCCACCACTGCTGGCTATGTATCCGGTGAACGAATCGGGTTGTGTCGACTTCATCAACGAGTATGTGAAGCTATTCAACGACAGATTGAAGCCGCTCGTGGAAGACCTCAATACTAATCTGCCTGCTGCAAAGTTTACCTACATAAACATCACTAGCATATCACTCGGGATTTTTTCTCTTCCTGGTAAGTTAGCATATCATGAGTATGTGATGGATCCACAAGCTATAGCATACCGATACGAATCGTCTCGGTAACTGAAAAAAACGTAACGGAACCTACTTCGCATGCAGGTATTACAGTCTCCAATTATTCATGCTGT
This is a stretch of genomic DNA from Primulina eburnea isolate SZY01 chromosome 11, ASM2296580v1, whole genome shotgun sequence. It encodes these proteins:
- the LOC140805312 gene encoding GDSL esterase/lipase At1g29670-like, whose amino-acid sequence is MLFVLCFLTKSLVLLIHGQQQVPCTFFMGDSLSDNGNNNLLVTLAKSNYPPYGTDYPGGPTGRFTNGKTVPDFIAELLGFDKPIPAFATAVGSAILKGVNYASAAAGILDETGIAVGDRISLNRQLLNHKATIASLSLLLGPARLKDHLNKCLYAVNMGSNDYLNNYLLPQFYPSSKLYTPDQFSAFLIHQYSQQLKTLYEDGARKVAVFGLGPIGCVPPLLAMYPVNESGCVDFINEYVKLFNDRLKPLVEDLNTNLPAAKFTYINITSISLGIFSLPGITVSNYSCCEVGIALCEPYQVPCSRRNQYIFFDDYHPTQVVNQYTAARIYNALLPSDAYPFDIHQLARQ